GATCAGCTTTTTTACCATGTTTTTTGACAATTCTTTTATCACTTGCCGCCATTGTATTTCTCCTTTTTCCTTTTTAAATAAAACATTCATATTTATTCTATCATAATTTTTCCAGACCATTAGAATTAATATACTTATCGGTGAGAAATCAAGGAAACATTATTGACAAATAAAAAGCAAAGAATAATTTCTTTGCTAAATAATAACTATCTTGTAGCATTTAAATATAAATAATTTCAAAAGAAAGTTATTTGGTTATTATCAATTGTTTTAATTGTAAAGTGGCTAACATTAAAAGCAATATTTTTAACTGTAATTTGTTTTTTTAAACCTTTAAAAACATCTTGAATTAATGGATGTTCAGGGAAAAATAATTCTTGGGGATTTGTTGTCACATACAAATCTTTTTGGGTGGGAAACGGAATGATATCATCAATTTTATCTTCTTGCACATTAATTCCTAACCTACCTGTTATAAAATCTAACATCTTATCATTGTCATGTAAAGGAATTATTTCACTAAAGTTTAATGAAACAAAAATTTGGTTCGCTGGATCATAACGCAATTCACGAAAACCATCATTAATAGCAACAATTTCATTAGTAATCTTGCTTAGTGGTTGGGGGTTATGACAACTCACGAGCAGTCCACTTGGTCCGGTAATAATACTTGCTAACGCAAAAAATGAAAGCATTTTTTTCATAAATTTCCTCCTTATCTAATTAAAATTTTAATAATTATTCAGAAAAGAAACAATGCTCTCATTTTATTTATAAAATTTCTAAAATAAAATTTGGTAATTTTTGATAAAATTGCGACAGTTATTCGGTTTGATTACCAGCTTTGTATAATTGTAAAAATGGTTCTTCTTTACTAATTAATTCTTTAAAGGTTCCTTGTTGAATAATTCCAGTTCCTTTTCCTAACACAAAAATTTGATCTGCATTTTTAATAGTACTTAATCGGTGAGCAATTGAAATTGTTGTTTTACCAACCATTAATTTTTCTAACTCGGCTTGAATTTCTTTTTCAACAATATTATCTAATGCACTGGTTGCCTCATCAAGAATTAAAACTTGCGGATTTTTTAAAATCATCCGGGCAATTACTAACCGTTGTTTTTGACCACCAGAAAGCATAAATCCCCGTTCTCCTAAAATTGTTTGATAACCATCTCTTCATCCCATTACTAAATCATGTAACTCCGCTTTTTTACATGCAGCAATAACTTCTTCTTCAGTGGCATCAAATTTTCCATATTTAACATTATAAATAACATCACCGTATAAAATTTTTGGTTCTTGTTCAACATAGCCAATATGTGTTAAATAACTTGGTAAATTCAAAGTTTTTAAATCAGTATTATTAACTAGGACTTCTCCAGTCGTTGGGTCATAAAAACGTAATAATAATTTTGAAATTGTTGACTTCCCACTACCGGTCTCCCCCACAAAGGCATAACTTTTACCAGCTTCAAAAACAAGATTTGTTTTGGGTAAAATGGTAACTCCTGGTTTTTCAGGATATTCAAAGGTGATATCTTTTAAAACAATATCTCCTTCAATACTTTCTATTTTAGGAGCATCTAAGTTAGGATTAATTGTTGAAGAAACTCGAATTAACCGCATTACCCGTTTTGTTGATGCTGTTGCTCGTGCTAACCCGGGTACTAGCCCTACTAATGTTCAAATGGGAAAGGCCAAAGTATTAACACCAGTAATAAACGAAGGTAAAATACGAATCATATGGTCAGTACTTTCTTTTCCTTTTCCTCCATATAATCCAATACTAGCAACCAAAACAATAACAGTTAAAGCTAAGGCACAAATAATAATAATTGTGGTCATCCGCGCTTGAATCCGGTTTAATTTTTTATTAACGCGGTAATATTCCTTATGAATTGTTTCAAAACGAACTCGTTCATATTCTTCGGTTCCCGTTGCTTTAATTAAGGCCACCGCCCCAATTCGGTCAGTAACATCCCCATTAACATCTGTAATGGTTGCTTTAACATTTTCTGATTCAACTGCTTGTGAACGGAAAGTTACCGCAATAGCAGTCATAAATACTAAAGTTGATCCCAAACAAATTAATGCTAATTTTCAATCAATGTTTAACAATGAAATTGCACTTCCAAAGAAAATAATCGGAA
The sequence above is drawn from the Spiroplasma eriocheiris genome and encodes:
- a CDS encoding ABC transporter ATP-binding protein, coding for MNKKNEIIDINALEHKLSADANEPKRVKPKYQTPLEMMKGIKKPEIGFFKLVAIYYKRYLLRSFTIILALVISAVAIVAITYLIGKLMDEILFYFGNDPNLQSTGISWWVWLIIIVDLIVALISTNVRERVGGMLGRTIEIDIRNAVLNNLVNLNIGYYSDKKIGETITKLINDTQTIGDESQLTPANLISIPIIFFGSAISLLNIDWKLALICLGSTLVFMTAIAVTFRSQAVESENVKATITDVNGDVTDRIGAVALIKATGTEEYERVRFETIHKEYYRVNKKLNRIQARMTTIIIICALALTVIVLVASIGLYGGKGKESTDHMIRILPSFITGVNTLAFPIWTLVGLVPGLARATASTKRVMRLIRVSSTINPNLDAPKIESIEGDIVLKDITFEYPEKPGVTILPKTNLVFEAGKSYAFVGETGSGKSTISKLLLRFYDPTTGEVLVNNTDLKTLNLPSYLTHIGYVEQEPKILYGDVIYNVKYGKFDATEEEVIAACKKAELHDLVMGWRDGYQTILGERGFMLSGGQKQRLVIARMILKNPQVLILDEATSALDNIVEKEIQAELEKLMVGKTTISIAHRLSTIKNADQIFVLGKGTGIIQQGTFKELISKEEPFLQLYKAGNQTE